TAATACCATTTTCAAGAAGCTCATTTGCAATGTTTAATCTTTGATCTTTTTTTAAATTTAAAAGTGAAGGAGCTATGTATTTCATTATTTAACCTCATCTAATAATTTTAAATAATTATTGTATCTAAAAAGTGGAATTTCTTGGGATTGAACTAATTGTTTAATGTTGCAATCTTCAAGTCTTTCATTTTGGTGTAAACAATGGCGATATTTACATCTTTGAGAGTATTTATCAAAGCTTTCAAAGCTCTTTGATAAATCTTTTTGTGACATTTGAATTTCAATTGATGAAAAGCCAGGAGTGTCAATGATTTGTCCGTTATTAAAATCAATCATCTTGACAACTCTTGTTGAGTGTTTTCCTCTTCCGAGAGCTTTTGAAATATTTTGAGTAAAAAAGTTATTTGAGCTAACTTTATTTAAAATGGTTGTTTTACCAACACCGCTTTGGCCAACTAAAACTGAGATTTTTTTTTCAAAAATATCATTGAGTTTTTTGTAAGAATTTTCATCATCTAAACTAGTCAAATATGACTGATAAGTTTTAAGATAATAACCTATATCTTCTTTTGTATTTAAATCAGCTTTGGTAAAAATAATTACTACTTTAATTTTTTGAAATTCAATAATTGATAGAAATTTATCTAAAAGAAAAGATGAAAATTTAGGTTGATCAAGCGAGATAACAATTATTGCTTGATCAATGTTGGCAACTTTAGGACGAATTAAAATGTTTTTTCGAGGCTCAATTTTAGTTAAAGACTCATCAAAAACAACTAAATCCCCTACTACGGGATTTAGTTTTAAATTGCGAAGATTTCCAATTGCCCTTACACGATAAAATTTATCTTCGCATTTAATATCATAAAAACCTGAAATGACTTGATAAACTCTTCCAATCATATTTTATTTTGTAACAACAAGTATTAATATCACTACAACAGCTATAAAAACAGCTACTGCAAGAGCAAAGACAGGTCAAAATCATTTGCTTTGTAAAAACATTGAAATGCTTTTTCTACTTGGTTTATTTGGATCTAATTTTAAATCAAAATTATGATCTGGATTTAAATAAGTTTGAAGAGCTCTTCTCATTTCATACATTGAGGCATATCTTTGAGCTGGATTTTTAGCTGTAGCTTTTGCAACAATGTTAATTAGTGCAATAGGAATTTCTGGATTATATCTTCTTAAATCAGGAAGACTTTCAGTTTTTTGCATAGAAAGAGTTTGGGCCATATTTGAACCATTAAAAGGAACACTTCCAGCTAACATTTCAAAAAGCAAAATTCCAAGAGAATAAATATCACTTTTTTCGCTTGCTGGCTCTTTTGTTAGAATTTCAGGGGCCATATAATGAACTGAACCAATTAATTTTCCATCGCTTGTATATCTTTGGCTATCAGGGGTTATGGCAATACCAAAGTCAATAATTTTGACTTTGTTGTTTTTAGTAACAATGATATTAGAAGATTTAATATCCCTATGAGTAATTGCATTAGCATGAAGTTCACCAAAACCAGTGCATAACTGAATTGCTAATTTAGCAGCTAAGTTATAACTTAGCCTTCCACCATGTTTTTTGATAAAGTCTTTTAAAATAGGACCATCAATATATTCCATTACAATGTAGGGTTCAGGATTAAATTTTCCATCTAAAAATTTAGCAACATATTCTGAGTTAATTTTTTTATAAAGATTAATTTCATGTTCAAATCTAAGTTTTCTAGCTGGTTCTTTGTCATTTAAAATTAATTTTTTAATAGCAACTTGGTTTCCTTGTGGATCTTGAGCAAGATAAACTCTAGCCATTCCACCTTCACCAATTTTGGTGATAATTTTGTAGTTATCCAATAGTTCTGTAGTCATACAAAGCTCCTCTAATATTTTCTAGTTTTTAAGATCCATAATGATAACAGTTAGGTTATCGGTTGATCTTCCAATTAAGGCTTCTTTAATTAGCTCTTTTGTTTTTCATTCAAGAGAGACATTTTCTTTTCTAACTATTCTTTCAATAGTGTTTCTAGGTAAAAAATCATGAATTCCATCTGAAGTTAAAATTAAATATTCAACTTTGCTATCTTCATTGATTTCAAAGACTTCTAGGCTTGTCTTTTTCTTTGGTCCCAAAGCACTAGTTAGTGCAGAAGCTCCTGGCATAGAAGCGGCTTGAGTTGGATCAAGATTTGAATTTCTAATATAGTGATTCATCAAGTTGTGGTCAATGGTTACTTGGTGTAAAAGGCCATTATAAACATAAGTTCTTGAATCACCAACATTAAAGATATAAATTTGCTTGTCTTGTTTAAAAACTAAAGCCGCTGTAACTGTTGTTCCCATGTCATTTTTAGCAACATCATCACCTGCTTCAAATTTCATTTTTTCTCTAGCTCTTTTTAGTCCAAATTCAAACCATTCATAAAGAGTTTTTCGATTACTTGGTATGCCTTCTGAAAAAAGTTTTTCAAATTCTTTAACTGTAATTGAAGAGGCAAGAGATCCACCAAAGTGACCTCCCATACCATCACAAAGAATTAAAAAAGCTGTTTTTTCATTTTGAAAAAAAGCTGCTCTATCTTGATTTTCTTCTCTTACAGTTCCAGTATCTGTTAACTTAAATATATCCATATTAACCCTTTTTAACCCATCGTTTTTTTAAGTATTATTTTTTCAATTTCTTCTGCAGCTTGTTCAGGCGTGTGATTTGTAATTTTGAATTCAAAAAGATCTCTATCTTTTAACTCTTCTTTTGCCTTTGCCATTCTGATGGCTATTTTTTCTTTTGTATCAGTGCCTCGCTTAATAATTCTGTTTTCCAGCTCTTCAAATGAAGGAGGATCTACAAAAATAGTTATTCAATTAAAATCTTTTTTATCTTTATACTTTTGTAATATTTTTTTTGCTCCGTAAGTTTCAACTTCTAAAACTGGAATTCTACCTTGCGAAAAAATTAGTAAAATTTCAGAAAGCAATGTTCCGTAGTAATTATCGAAGTGTTCGTTCCATTCCATAAACTCGTCGTTTTCAATTTTTGATTCAAATTCTTCTTTGCTAATAAAAAAATAGTGAATTCCATTGATTTCACCTTCTCTTTTTTTTCTAGTAGTAGCAGAGCGAGAAAGTGATAATTTCAATGTTTTACTTTCAAAAAGGATTTTTTCAATTGTACCCTTACCAACGCCACTTGGTCCTACTAACAAAACGATATTTCGTTTGTGTATATTAATCATAAATATTGTTATTATATATTATATAAACTTAACTTAGTTATAAATTGTTTAGTTATTATGATAAACAAAGTGACAAACTTTTTGATTGTATTTTTTAGACTTAACAATCACAAAGTTTTTAGGGATTTTTATATTAGCTTCTACAAGGGTTTCAATGATGATTTTTCCATTTTTTTCAAGCATCTTATGCTTTGCAATTTTTTCTAAACATTCATTTAATAAAGCAACATCTTTAAAAGGTGGATCTAAATAAATAAAATCAACTTCAATACCTTTTTTTCTCTCTAAAAAATCAAGAGCATCCATGTTGTATAAATCCATGTTTTCAATTCCAAGTAATTGAACATTTTGTTTTAAAATTTTAAAAGCTTCATGATCTTTTTCAACAGCAATTGATTTAAGCGCTCCTCTAGAAACAGCTTCAATAGGATTGGCTCCTGAACCTGCAAAAAGATCAAGAAAAATTTTGTTTTCAATTTCAAAGTGAATTGAAGAAAAATTAGCTTCTCTCATTCTATCAATTGTTGGACGAGTAGTTTTTGATGAGGGAATTTTAATTAGTCTATGACGATATTTGCCAGCTATAATTCTTAACATTTTAAAATGTTAGCATTAATAAAATAAAAAAAGAAAAATAAAAAATCTTTGTAATAAAATGTTAACTATGTTTAAAGTAGAAATTGTGCAACTGCCCAAAAAAGTTTTGAGACAAAAGTCTAAAAATGTTAATATTCCACTAAATAAAACTAATATTGAATTAGCAGAAAAAATGATTTATCACATCGATGATTCTCAAGGTCCAAATACTAAATTTCGTCCTGGAGTAGGAGTAGCTGCTGTTCAATATGGAATTTTAAAAAATGTTTTTTATGTTTGTGTTCCTAATGATTCAAGACTTACTCAAAGAGATTCATCTCAAGAAGTAAAACCAGAGGATAAATATCTTTTTAGAGATGTAATTTTTAACCCTGAAGTGATTTGAAAAAGCGATGAAATGGTGGCCATTTCTCAAGGTGAAGGATGTCTAAGTGTTGATGAGTCTTGACCTAACCAAGAAGGCCTTGTAAGAAGACACATGGAAATAAAAGTTAAGGGTTATTCTTACTTTCAAAAAAAAGAAATGATCTGGCATGTAAAAGGATATGTAGCAATTGTTTTTCAACATGAATTGGATCATTTAAATGGAATGCTTTTTATCGATAGAATTGACCCAAAAAGACTTTGAGATAAAAGTGGAATCAAAGTTTTATAAGTTTTAATAAATCACTAAGTTTTGTTAATTTAAACAAATCTTTTTTTTATAAAAAAAAGT
The sequence above is a segment of the Mycoplasmopsis pulmonis genome. Coding sequences within it:
- the rsgA gene encoding ribosome small subunit-dependent GTPase A, with the translated sequence MIGRVYQVISGFYDIKCEDKFYRVRAIGNLRNLKLNPVVGDLVVFDESLTKIEPRKNILIRPKVANIDQAIIVISLDQPKFSSFLLDKFLSIIEFQKIKVVIIFTKADLNTKEDIGYYLKTYQSYLTSLDDENSYKKLNDIFEKKISVLVGQSGVGKTTILNKVSSNNFFTQNISKALGRGKHSTRVVKMIDFNNGQIIDTPGFSSIEIQMSQKDLSKSFESFDKYSQRCKYRHCLHQNERLEDCNIKQLVQSQEIPLFRYNNYLKLLDEVK
- a CDS encoding serine/threonine-protein kinase, yielding MTTELLDNYKIITKIGEGGMARVYLAQDPQGNQVAIKKLILNDKEPARKLRFEHEINLYKKINSEYVAKFLDGKFNPEPYIVMEYIDGPILKDFIKKHGGRLSYNLAAKLAIQLCTGFGELHANAITHRDIKSSNIIVTKNNKVKIIDFGIAITPDSQRYTSDGKLIGSVHYMAPEILTKEPASEKSDIYSLGILLFEMLAGSVPFNGSNMAQTLSMQKTESLPDLRRYNPEIPIALINIVAKATAKNPAQRYASMYEMRRALQTYLNPDHNFDLKLDPNKPSRKSISMFLQSKWFWPVFALAVAVFIAVVVILILVVTK
- a CDS encoding PP2C family protein-serine/threonine phosphatase, yielding MDIFKLTDTGTVREENQDRAAFFQNEKTAFLILCDGMGGHFGGSLASSITVKEFEKLFSEGIPSNRKTLYEWFEFGLKRAREKMKFEAGDDVAKNDMGTTVTAALVFKQDKQIYIFNVGDSRTYVYNGLLHQVTIDHNLMNHYIRNSNLDPTQAASMPGASALTSALGPKKKTSLEVFEINEDSKVEYLILTSDGIHDFLPRNTIERIVRKENVSLEWKTKELIKEALIGRSTDNLTVIIMDLKN
- the gmk gene encoding guanylate kinase, with the translated sequence MNIHKRNIVLLVGPSGVGKGTIEKILFESKTLKLSLSRSATTRKKREGEINGIHYFFISKEEFESKIENDEFMEWNEHFDNYYGTLLSEILLIFSQGRIPVLEVETYGAKKILQKYKDKKDFNWITIFVDPPSFEELENRIIKRGTDTKEKIAIRMAKAKEELKDRDLFEFKITNHTPEQAAEEIEKIILKKTMG
- the rsmD gene encoding 16S rRNA (guanine(966)-N(2))-methyltransferase RsmD, which encodes MLRIIAGKYRHRLIKIPSSKTTRPTIDRMREANFSSIHFEIENKIFLDLFAGSGANPIEAVSRGALKSIAVEKDHEAFKILKQNVQLLGIENMDLYNMDALDFLERKKGIEVDFIYLDPPFKDVALLNECLEKIAKHKMLEKNGKIIIETLVEANIKIPKNFVIVKSKKYNQKVCHFVYHNN
- the def gene encoding peptide deformylase codes for the protein MLTMFKVEIVQLPKKVLRQKSKNVNIPLNKTNIELAEKMIYHIDDSQGPNTKFRPGVGVAAVQYGILKNVFYVCVPNDSRLTQRDSSQEVKPEDKYLFRDVIFNPEVIWKSDEMVAISQGEGCLSVDESWPNQEGLVRRHMEIKVKGYSYFQKKEMIWHVKGYVAIVFQHELDHLNGMLFIDRIDPKRLWDKSGIKVL